The window CGTTCACCACAAGTTCTAGCACCACCGGTGTAATTGACTCATCATGAAATTCTCTTGATACAaccaacgcacacacgcacacacttaaTTACTGTACtgtatttttttaattttattttgcgAATGAATTACTGTACCGTATTAACATTGCAGCTTGCAAGCATCCACCGTGCTGGGAGCGTCAGCTCATTTCCCCGGCTTGCCGCCGGCACCGAAGCCCCTCCTGCGCTCCTCAATGAAGTTGGACGACTTCTCATTGATGTTGGACGGCACCCTCAGGTTCGCCGCCGGCATCCTCGGCCGGAGCCCCCACCTTAGCGGCGGCTTCGGGATCGGGTCCTCCCCTCCTGCCCCGACCAGCTGGCCGCCGCCGCTCAACGACGACGATTGCCTCTTCTTTGACAGCGACTTCTTGGCCTTGTCCTTGACTCCGCCGGCCTCCTCCTTTATCGTCACGGACCTCCTCGGCTTCTTCTCCTGCACAGCCGCTGCGCCCGCTTCCGTCGCCTCCACCTGATGGCCGGCTTCCGCCGTGGCCTGCTTGTGCTGATCACTTGCTCTCACATCTGCAGTTGTCTCTTCTAGGATGGTGGCCGTGAAGCTACTGTGGCCTTCTTCCTCGTGGCTGAACTCGAACTCGGCTTTCTCGATCTTCACAGCGaactcgtcgtcttcctcctctgcgtgATTCCTGTGATCGCCGCCGGCGCCAGCGTCTCTTGGCCCCTCGGTGATGCTCCCCGGCCTGTTCATCGACAGGTTCTTGGCGAGGAAGGTCAGGAGTCGGTCACACATGCCGACGGCCCTCGTCGAATTgtcgccgccacccgcgcctctctcCATCTCGGCACACACGAGTTGGTGTGCGTGCTCTGTGTTTGATTCTTGAGATGCAAAAATGGGAATGAGTCACTTTATAGATGCTCTGAGTTGCAGTGGATAAGAAAGGTAGCCGAAAGTGTGAGAGCTTGGATTGGAACCAATTCCTTCCTTGCTGCTGGGATGACCTTCCTGATAGAAATGAATGTTCGGAGGAAGAGAGGGAAAAGGAAGTTCTTTGCTTCATCACAGGCAAAGATTCTAGTTTCATTTTTACCTTTGCTATGTAAGGGCATCAGCTCCAGCACCGTTCTCTAAACGGACACACTACTTGGACACGGAATCGGTCATCCAATTATGTACCCTAATATCCGTCCTAATTTTTTTTCTAAAACCACGACACTCAGGATAATTATAAAAATAGTACAATTCATCCATAGATAACATGCAAATGTTGTTAGTACAACTATAGTTCAAAGGTAGAGAAGTGCTTCGGTACACCCACCCCTCCCCCAAACAAAACATAGAAGGGTAGACTGGTCATAAACATATACCCACCCCGTATCATAGGCGAACCCCCGGCCGTACGAATACACGTAtgtaagaagaagaaaaacttgcACGGGCACTCGTCGATCGAGCCCGCCTGCTGCCCGTCGAGAGGAAAAAAAACGTCGATCGATCAGGCCTGCCGCCCCGCGATCACGCGGCTGCTGATCTGGATCGTCGCCGGCCGGCTAACGAGTGGAAGGCCGCCATCGCCGGTGGCCGGCTAGGTCTTGGATGTGGCCGTTTTCCGCATCGCTGCCGCGTCCGCCGCCTCTAACCAGCCCGATCTCCCACGCCGCCCGTTCCAACCCTGCCGTGTCCCACATCGCGGTCGGCGATTAGGGAAGTGGCCGGCCACGTCATGGACGTCGCATTTTTCCGCATCGACGCCGTGTCCGCCGCCTCTAACCACCCCGACGTCCCACGGCGCCTCTAACCGTCCCGACGTCAGATGTCGGCCACCGCACTCGTCCAACGCCGGCAGTGACCTCACTCGTCCGCCGCCGCGGATCCGTCCGGTAATCCCGTGGGTGGATTCGTCTTCTTCCACGGCGCGGCCGTCTTGCATCACGCCGAAGGTCCGTGCCTCAAGGCCCCATCAGCGTTGACCGGCGACGTCGACACCGCCGCCGAAGGTTTGTCATATAACCCTTGTACCACCTATCTCGATAGGTTAGGTTTAGAAAGAAATCATTTTCAATCCTCATAGCTTAAATGTTGTAATTTATTCATCTATATGACCCACTGAATGAACTTAGAATTTAACATGGGATAATGTGTTTTTCAATGATGTGCAGTGTTGGTAGTAACATGTGTTTAAATGGACGAAGAAACCTCATTTACGGCCGATGATAATGGTACGAATGAGGTCAGTCGGACCGATAATGATCCTAGTAATGAATATGATGACAACAGTGATAACGAATCATGGTCATCATATGATATCTTACCTTCATAGGATTTTGAAAATAACGAACATGGGGCAAGAGCGAAAATGTAAGTGAAGCCTATTTAATTCCATTTTTCAATTGACAGAGTACATTATGTGTAATTATTTATGTGTGTTTTTAATTTACAGGAAGATGTAGACGTTGAGAATGAGCAAAATAATTTGGAGGAACCGTGGGCCGATAACTTGAGCCAGGTTCGTTCAAACATTTTGTACCTCACGCGGTAGTTTGTAATAGATGATAAAAATTGACGTAGTTTCATATGTACTTTTGTTGGAGGGCTCAGATGGTCCTGATGGTGCTGACGACAAAGCAGAGATGGACATTGAGGACGTTCAATACCAGCAGCGGATGTTGGAGACACATTGGAAGGTCATGGCTATGACTTTTCGTTCACAAGGGGATGCATTCATATTCTACAACAAGCACGCCAAAGAGCCTGGGTTCAGCATCAGGAGAGATAAGGTGAAACGAGGGAAGGGTGCTTCAGGAATAATACGGTTCAGGCAGTTAGTTTTCTCTAGGGCAGGGAGAAGGCAGAGCAAATTCATAACCATGGAGGGTCACACCCGCAGGCTTATACCCGAGACTTGATGCGAGTGCGGTGCGCAGATGGTGGTGAAAATCTACAGGGCACGTGGAGTTTGGTTCATCGCGTCATTCGTGGATGATCACAACCATGTGATGGCTCGACCCGATGAGGTTCCATATTTGTGGTCACGCAGACGGATTGGAGATGGCACGAGGGCAGAGATACTGGCTACGCAAGGGGCTGGAATCAGGAAGCATATAATGGTGGAAAACTTCATCAGTAGGTACGGTTCATACGATAAATGCGGACTTATTAGGCGGGACGTGTACAATCTTTGCTGCAGAGAGAAAATGAAGCTCATTGCAAAGGGTGATGCTGAGACAACAGTGGGCATTATGAGGAGCATAAAGGCGAAGGACCCAGACTTCTTCTTTGACTACGTGCTAGATAACATGAAAggattgagctgatttttggtatcCGAAGGTGATTTATCAATGTTAATCACCCTGCAAAATTTCAGCTCAAATGGATTTAGGAatcaagcacttcctttgcaaaatttcagacaaggcagaaacttgcattgggtcatgtgcccaatttttaaactagggatcatgagatttggatggaactagtgaagatatagcaaggacaagctccagaaattatttgggaattttcccTGCTATGAAAATGGTAGTTCCTTTAGAAGGTGGCAGAAATTGAATATTTGCTtaaaataggaaaaggcaattttccttatttaattatggccaatattttTGCCACAGCTTGGAAGACATAAGTATCATCTCCGCAAAttttcatgaatttaggagatggctagctatgcctttggattttattcctcagaaacacaagaaaaggaataaatcccaaatgaaaaatattgcgtaggacttagcaatatttttgcatatccaaggtttagaGAGGTACGAGGATCTCTAGGAACAATTGGGAAGATCAACAGGTCAAGGGAAATGATGGCCCCTTTGTAATCACCAAGGACATATCAAAATTccaaaatttggaattagggttttgagagggtttgAGATGATGCAAATGAGGACTTGCTCACTAACAAAGGCATGAGCAAAGTTTTGAAGGGCTGGAAATGACAGGAATTCTTAGAGTCATCCAGCAAACTCATGAGAAAGATTTGAAAAATGATTGCTTGGAAAGAATAacaacacaaaaattgataacccaattttggggctgttacaaaccttcccccccttaaatgaatctcatcctcgagattcctAGGGTTACAGCAAAGATGAAATGATAGCCACTCCGGAGAAAAACCTCTGGGTTAATATTTAACCCTTTGGTCAGAAACAAACGGGTTGGGGTACCGATAATTGGTACACCAAGGAAGAGATATGCGCAAACAATATTATCTCCACAGCTAGGGGAACTCGCGATCAAATTCCTGAAAAATGCTGGATGCACCCCAGTGAACAGTGGTTTCACCTGCTAACACATGGGTCCAGGGCCCACTGGCAGCCTCCTTCTACCTCCAGCTTGTTGCGTCTCCTTTGCTGCTGCTTCGCGTGCGGCTTGGCACAGCGCGTATCTAGCTTCTAGGGCGACGAGGACCCTAGTGCCATAGTGCGCAGTGTGCACGGCACCGGTGCAGAGAGCACTCATGTCGCGGGCCAGCACCTTGTCGGCACTACTCGTGGATTCGCCTCCTAGACGCCGGAGATCGGGCGACGAGCGGTTTTCCTGGACCTCGCTCACCATACACCGGGGTTGGGCTATAAAAGACGGCAGTGCAGCTCACTTCCAACACACAAACACAATGCCGCTCTACTACCTCTTCGGTTTGGACGAGATCGAGCCGAGTTCCTTCGGCGAGGCCATGTTCCTCGTGGCATTGCGGTGGTTCCTCGCTGCGCTGCTGGGCACACTGATCCGCTCATCGATCATCCTGGTGATGATCATCAAGTATGAGCGGGCTCGAGGCAACGTGCGACCAGGTGCGGTGGCTCGAGATGTAGGAGATGGCGGTGCACTGGGTGGTTCTTCGCCACGCTTGATCCTCCGTCGGTTCGTGTCGGCGGAGTAATCGCATGATGCGATGGATCGGTGGGGGCGACTTGCCTGCACCATGCAAGGtagtgatggtggtggtgatggggTCCAGATGCGGGTGAGGTGGCTGTGTCATCTCAGGAATCACACTGGGGTACGGGGAAAAATTAAACGGATAGCTCCACGAAAAGTAGGCATCGAGGTAGAATCGGAGTTCAAATCTGTATTGGGATAGTTGTACTGGATCGATGAAATAAAGTTGGTTGTGTTCCTCCGAAAATGCAATTGGGGCTATCAAAAAAGAATTAGGGACACAGAAGGGCCAGATGGAAATGCATCTTCGAGGCTCTGGGTCTGAAATCTGGCACACGGGGTATGCACAAATAGAGATAGATAGATGACTTTGCATTCCCACGAGTACTGCCCAAAGGTACTCGTGGGTGAACCTAGTATGCGTGCAGGATGCAGTACAATCTAAACTAGCAAAGAGAGAGATGCAACATACATGCAAAGGAAAAACACATCAGCCAAATCTTACTAAggtgttttaatgctagtgggtatatgtacTCCTGGTATACATATACCTACACCAGCGCGTCTTTTATTAGAGACTCGGGACGAGTCAATGTTGTTTAGTGTATGTGCTCTACTAATTAAAATCTTGTTAGTAACACATTGCCAACCCTGTCAAACAATTCTGCTTGACAGAGAGAcaatcaaaaacaaaaacaaaaagcaaGAAAGCATACATAAAACATAGCATACGGGTTACAAACAGTACAAGCATAAAACAAAGCACGAACACGCTATGCGCTAAATGAAACAACTCACTCTGGGATACAAAGTTCTATCCTCCTATCAAGGATGAACAGGCAGACTGATCTACTCGCAAAATCACCTGACTGCGTGACTGAGGTCACACAGAGGACTGGTCTTGCTGAGGTTCTCTGGGAGGAAGAAGACTGAGCCAATATTCACCTTCATCGTCAGACACCTCGATGGGTTGGGGCTCAACTGCTTGGGACGTGGCTAGAGCTTGCCCAAGAAAACCTTGATAGCAAAGGCGGTAAATGGCCTTGTTGATGGAATCGTGGTTGGTGATACTTGGCCTCAGCCAAGGCACCGGTTGAGAGCGTAGCACTCGTTGGATGGCATGGGATGCAATCTGGTGGCCCTCACAAGATAGT is drawn from Triticum dicoccoides isolate Atlit2015 ecotype Zavitan chromosome 6B, WEW_v2.0, whole genome shotgun sequence and contains these coding sequences:
- the LOC119324068 gene encoding uncharacterized protein LOC119324068, whose protein sequence is MERGAGGGDNSTRAVGMCDRLLTFLAKNLSMNRPGSITEGPRDAGAGGDHRNHAEEEDDEFAVKIEKAEFEFSHEEEGHSSFTATILEETTADVRASDQHKQATAEAGHQVEATEAGAAAVQEKKPRRSVTIKEEAGGVKDKAKKSLSKKRQSSSLSGGGQLVGAGGEDPIPKPPLRWGLRPRMPAANLRVPSNINEKSSNFIEERRRGFGAGGKPGK